CATGTTGGGGAGATAAACACATGGCAGGACCAACCCGTATTGTGACCGACACCATGGCCGGGCTGAAAATGCCCGATTTCGATATCTGGAGTGACTGGGTCTCGACCGTACTGGGCCAGAACCCCGGTCCGTTTACCGGTCCCGGCACCAACACCTACCTGGTTGGCAAGGGCAAGAAGCCGATTTTGCTGGACACCGGTATCGGGCTCGACGTGTATGATCCCCTGCTCAAGCAGGGTCTGGCCGAGACCAAGAACGGCGCCACCGAACTGCAAGAGATCGTCATCACCCACGTGCACCAGGACCACATCGGCGGCACGCCGCACGTCCAGGCCCAGTTCGGCGAGCTGCAGGTGTCCAAGAAAGCCTGGCCGGGCAAGGACGAGGTCCACAATTTCCCGCTCACCTATATCGAGGACGGGGCCAGAGTTGAAACCGACGGGGCCACCCTGCGCGCGATCCATACCCCGGGCCATGCGCGGGATCATCTGTGTTACTACCTGGAAGAAGAAAAGGCCCTGTTTACCGGCGACCTCGTCCTCGGAGCGGGCACGACCGTGATCCCGGAAGAGGGCGGCGGCTTGATCAAGTATCTGCCCTCGCTGCGCAAACTCCTCAAGCTGGACCTGTCGGTCATCTATCCGGCCCACGGCCCGGCCATCCGCGAGCCGTATAAGAAGCTGAACGAGTATATCGCCCATAGAGAGCTGCGCGAACAGCAGGTGCTGGACGCCCTGCGGGCCGGACTGAGCGAGATTCCGGCCATGGTCAAGCGCATCTATGTTGACGTGCCTGAGTTTCTGCACAAGGCTGCGGCCGGCTCGGTCCGCTCACACCTGATCAAGCTGGAAAAGGAGGGGGTGGTCAAACACGACGGCGAGGAGTGGGCCCTGACCTAGCACCTTGTCCGTAGTCATGGCCGACACAGAGACGGGCGCTAACTGAACAACACCTTGGCCAGCTCGGACCGGAAATGCTCGGACAGCTCGCTGCGCGCCCCAACCACGTCAAAGACCTCCAGCATCGCCTTACGCGCGCCGTCGTCCTGAAAGCCGCGATCTTTTTTTACGATCTCCAGATATTCGGTCAGCGCCTCCTGGTATTTGCCCGAGGCGGCCAGAGCCTGGGCCAACTCAAAACGCGCCTCCAGGTCGTCGGGATTGGCCGCCAGCTTGTCCCGGTACTCCTGTTCATTGCCCGCATTTTCCCCGCCCTGCTTGAGGCGAATCTGGGACATCAGCTGCTGGGCGGCGTCCGATTCTGGCGTGTTGAGCGGGATCTTGCCCAGCAGCGCCAGGGCATCGGCGTCGTCCCCACGCTCGACCAGCAGGCGGCTCAGCCCGAGCAAGGCCAGAGGCTGGTTTTCTTCCTTTGACAGCGCCGCCCGATACAGGCTCTCGGCACCCTGGGTTTTGCCCTCCTCTGCCAGCCGCATGCCCTCACGGGCCAGACTCTCGGCCTCGGACGGCAGCAGGTCTGCCACAAACTGGCGGATAGCCGGCTCCGGCTGGGCTCCCAGAAACTCTCCGGCAATGGCGCCGTTGCGGATCGCCTTGACGGCCGGAATGCTCTGGATGGCAAACGCCTGGGCCAGCATCGGGTTGTCATCCACATTGATTTTGGCCAGCACGAACTTGCCGTCCTGCTCTNNNNNNNNNNNNNNNNNNNNNNNNNNNNNNNNNNNNNNNNNNNNNNNNNNNACCACCGGTACGGCGTGCGAGCGCTCCACGACCTGCTGTTCAAAATTCTGATCCGTGACCTCAATCGTCCACTGATTCATCAGCCCTCTCCTTCATCGGAGGGCCAGCCTACCACAGCTCACAGCGCGCTTCTATCTGCTTCCATTTTGCCGACCGATAGGATATCTGCCAGGGGAAAGTTCATGCTGAAGGCTCGTGTCCTCCCCGGCCAGGCTAAAGGAGGAAGCAGCAAGGAGTAACAAATGGCCGCCAAGACCATGTTTGAAAAAATCTGGGACGCGCACCTCGTGCGGACCGAGCCGGACGGAACGGCGCTGCTGTACATTGACCGCCATCTGGTCCACGAAGTCACCTCGCCCCAGGCGTTTGAGGGTCTGCAACTGACCGGCCGCAGCCTGCGCCGGCCCCAAGCCGCCCTGGCCGTGCCCGACCACAATGTGCCGACGACGGATCGCGACAAACCGATCGAAGACCGGGTCAGCGCCAAACAGGTCGAGACCCTGGAAGAGAACTGCCAGGCTACCGCCATGCCGCTGTTCTCCATGAACGATATCCGCCAGGGCATCGTCCACGTGATCGGTCCCGAGCAGGGCTTTACCCTGCCGGGCACGACGATTGTGTGCGGCGACTCGCATACGGCCACCCACGGCGCGTTCGGGGCGCTGGCTTTCGGCATCGGGACCAGCGAGGTCGAGCACGTCCTGGCCACCCAGTGTCTGCTGCAAAAACGGGCCAAGACCATGGCTGTCCGGGTTGACGGGACGCTGCCCGAGGGCTGTACGGCCAAAGACATCATCCTGGCCGTGATCGGCACGATTGGCACGGCCGGTGGCACCGGGCATGTGATCGAGTATATGGGCTCGGCCATTGAAGCATTGTCGATGGAAGGCCGCATGACGCTGTGCAATATGTCGATTGAGGCCGGCGCCCGGGCCGGCATGGTCGCGCCCGACCACAAGACGTATGACTACCTGCGCGGCCGGCCACTGGCGCCCCAGGGCGCCGTGTTTGATCGGGCGGTCGCGGCCTGGCAACAGCTGCCGTCCGATCCGGGAGCGCGCTTCGATGCCAGCGTCGAGCTGCGAGCCGAAGACATCCGGCCCCAGGTGACCTGGGGAACCAACCCCGGCATGGTGACCGATATCGCCGGCACGGTGCCCGACCCCAAGGATATGCCGACGCCGGACATGCAGGAGGCCACTGAACGCGCCCTGGCCTATATGGACCTCAAAGCCGGCACCCCGATCACCGACATTCCGATCGATAAGGTGTTCATCGGCTCGTGTACCAACTCACGGATCGAAGACCTGCGCGCCGCAGCCGCGTGTATCAGCGGCAAGCAGGTCGCGGCCAGCGTTCAGGCCCTGGTGGTGCCGGGCTCGGGGCTGATCAAACAGCAGGCCGAAGAGGAAGGGCTGGACCAGATCTTCAAACAGGCCGGTTTTGAGTGGCGTGAGGCCGGCTGCTCCATGTGTCTGGCCATGAACGCGGATGTTCTTCAGCCCGGAGAACGCTGCGCCTCGACCAGCAACCGGAATTTTGAAGGCCGCCAGGGCAAGGGCGGTCGGACCCACCTGGTGTCGCCGGCCATGGCGGCGGCGGCGGCGGTGGCCGGGCATTTTGTCGATATTCGAAGCTGGAGCTGAACGTCTTCGACCTGTCCCGCCGGGGCCGGCCACACACAGGAAAACGTCGAGGAAAACATCATGGACAAATTCACCGTCGTCACAGGCATTGCCGCCCCGCTGGATCGGGTCAATGTCGATACCGACCAGATCATTCCCAAGCAGTATCTCAAAACCATCAAACGCACCGGACTGCGCGAGGGGCTGTTTTCAGACTGGCGCTACACCAGCAGTGGTGAGACGGACACCAGCTTCTTCATGAACCAGCCGCGCTACCAGAACGCCGCCATCCTGGTCGCCGGCAACAACTTCGGCTGTGGCTCGTCGCGCGAACACGCGCCCTGGGCGCTGCTCGACTACGGGTTGCGGTGTGTGATTGCGCCCAGTTTTGCCGACATCTTTTTCAATAACTGCTTCAAGAACGGCATGTTGCCGGTTGTGCTCACCACCGACGAGGTCGCCCAGCTCATCGCCGAGATCGAGGCCAGCCCGGGCTGTGAACTGAGCGTTGACCTGGCCGCCCAGACGGTGACGACGCCGTCCGGGACCAGCTTCCACTTTGAGGTCGATCCCTTTCGCAAGAACTGTCTGCTGAACGGGCTGGACGAGATCGGCCTGACCCTGCAGAACGAGGCCGATATCACAGCCTATGAGCAGCGCCGCAGGCAAGACGCGCCGTGGTTGTTTCTGGAGGATGCCTGAGGCCGCAGGGGCGAGTCCGAACAACCCGCCTGTGACGCTTTTCCCATGCAGAGCTATGCCCTCAGCGCCGCCGAATGCACCCTCCTGCACCAGGCCGCAGGCATGGCCGGCGACCGCTTGTCGCGCCACGAGAATGACGCGGGCGTGCGGGTGATGGAAACCCTGATCGCCCAGCTTGAAACCCAACCCGCCAAGGTCCGGCTGAGCGAGCTTCAGCGCGAGGTCTTGGGCAAAATGCTGATGAATATAAGCTATGATTTGTTGCAGGCGGATGAGGACGGGCAGTCGGCACTAGCCGAAACCCTGGCCGAGCGTCTGTTTGAAGACGAGCAAGGAGAAACTGAATGAAAGTTGGCGTGGTTATCCGAAATATGGGTCCCCAGGCAACCAGACAGATTATTGGCGACTGCGCCAGGGCTGCGGAACAGGCGGGCTTTGATGCGGCCTTTGTGGTCGATCACTTGGCCATCCCACCCGACCAGACCGAGGGCTCGGGCGGACGCTATTTCGACCCGCTGATGACGCTGGGCTATATCGCCGGGGTTACCGAGCGCATCAGGATCGGCATTTCGGTCCTGGTCATGCCCTACCGCCCGGCCGTGCTGACCGCCAAACAGCTGGCGACCCTCCAGGAGCTGTCCGACAATCGGGTTATTCTGGGGGCCGGGGTCGGCTGGCTGAGGCAGGAGTTTGAAGCCTTAGGGGTTGATCCACGCAAACGCGGCGCGCTGACCAACGAAACGCTCGAAGTCATTCACCAGCTGTTTGCCAACGATGTCAGCGCGTATAACGGCACGCACGTCAAATTCCCCGAGTTCGTGTTTGCGCCCCGGCCGGCCCGGCCGCCAATCTGGATCGGTGGCGCCGGCCCAAAGGCGCTGGAGCGGACCCTGCGCTTTGGAGACGGGTATTACCCGATCGGGCTCAAGCCGCCCGAGCTGACCGAGGTCAAGACCTATCTGGCCGAAGAGGCGGCAAAACGCGACCGGGCCGCACCCGAACTCATCACCGGCGGCATGATCCGTGAAGACCCGGTGGCCATGCTGGACCGGATCAAGATGGTCGAGGAAGCCGGGGCCGACTACTACGTGCTGGGCCTGGGGCGCTACGAGAACGCCGATGGCTATAAGCGCAGCATCGACAAGTTTGCGACCGAGGTGATGCCCAAGCTGTGAAGGGTATGAGCCGGGCGGGCGGCGGGCCGCCTACTCGGTCCGCGCGCCCCGCTTGTGGGCCACCTCTAACAGGCGGCCCGGAAAGTCGGACATAATTCCGTCTACGTCAAGCTCGAACAAGCCTTCCATCTCGTGTCGGTCATTTACGGTCCACACGTGGACCTCCGCGCCAAGGTCGTGGATAGCGGCAACGGTCTGGGGCGTGACCAGGGCCACGCCCTCGTATGCGGGCGGGATCTGGAACGCCCGGCCGGGCGGCCGGTAATCGCCAAGCTGCTGGCTGAAGACCCGCTGCATAAAAGCAAGCACCTCCGCCGCCGCACA
This region of Desulfurellaceae bacterium genomic DNA includes:
- a CDS encoding beta-lactamase-like protein 2, whose product is MAGPTRIVTDTMAGLKMPDFDIWSDWVSTVLGQNPGPFTGPGTNTYLVGKGKKPILLDTGIGLDVYDPLLKQGLAETKNGATELQEIVITHVHQDHIGGTPHVQAQFGELQVSKKAWPGKDEVHNFPLTYIEDGARVETDGATLRAIHTPGHARDHLCYYLEEEKALFTGDLVLGAGTTVIPEEGGGLIKYLPSLRKLLKLDLSVIYPAHGPAIREPYKKLNEYIAHRELREQQVLDALRAGLSEIPAMVKRIYVDVPEFLHKAAAGSVRSHLIKLEKEGVVKHDGEEWALT
- the leuD gene encoding 3-isopropylmalate dehydratase small subunit, which produces MDKFTVVTGIAAPLDRVNVDTDQIIPKQYLKTIKRTGLREGLFSDWRYTSSGETDTSFFMNQPRYQNAAILVAGNNFGCGSSREHAPWALLDYGLRCVIAPSFADIFFNNCFKNGMLPVVLTTDEVAQLIAEIEASPGCELSVDLAAQTVTTPSGTSFHFEVDPFRKNCLLNGLDEIGLTLQNEADITAYEQRRRQDAPWLFLEDA
- the leuC gene encoding 3-isopropylmalate dehydratase large subunit, which produces MAAKTMFEKIWDAHLVRTEPDGTALLYIDRHLVHEVTSPQAFEGLQLTGRSLRRPQAALAVPDHNVPTTDRDKPIEDRVSAKQVETLEENCQATAMPLFSMNDIRQGIVHVIGPEQGFTLPGTTIVCGDSHTATHGAFGALAFGIGTSEVEHVLATQCLLQKRAKTMAVRVDGTLPEGCTAKDIILAVIGTIGTAGGTGHVIEYMGSAIEALSMEGRMTLCNMSIEAGARAGMVAPDHKTYDYLRGRPLAPQGAVFDRAVAAWQQLPSDPGARFDASVELRAEDIRPQVTWGTNPGMVTDIAGTVPDPKDMPTPDMQEATERALAYMDLKAGTPITDIPIDKVFIGSCTNSRIEDLRAAAACISGKQVAASVQALVVPGSGLIKQQAEEEGLDQIFKQAGFEWREAGCSMCLAMNADVLQPGERCASTSNRNFEGRQGKGGRTHLVSPAMAAAAAVAGHFVDIRSWS
- a CDS encoding TIGR03619 family F420-dependent LLM class oxidoreductase, whose translation is MKVGVVIRNMGPQATRQIIGDCARAAEQAGFDAAFVVDHLAIPPDQTEGSGGRYFDPLMTLGYIAGVTERIRIGISVLVMPYRPAVLTAKQLATLQELSDNRVILGAGVGWLRQEFEALGVDPRKRGALTNETLEVIHQLFANDVSAYNGTHVKFPEFVFAPRPARPPIWIGGAGPKALERTLRFGDGYYPIGLKPPELTEVKTYLAEEAAKRDRAAPELITGGMIREDPVAMLDRIKMVEEAGADYYVLGLGRYENADGYKRSIDKFATEVMPKL
- a CDS encoding tetratricopeptide repeat protein produces the protein EQDGKFVLAKINVDDNPMLAQAFAIQSIPAVKAIRNGAIAGEFLGAQPEPAIRQFVADLLPSEAESLAREGMRLAEEGKTQGAESLYRAALSKEENQPLALLGLSRLLVERGDDADALALLGKIPLNTPESDAAQQLMSQIRLKQGGENAGNEQEYRDKLAANPDDLEARFELAQALAASGKYQEALTEYLEIVKKDRGFQDDGARKAMLEVFDVVGARSELSEHFRSELAKVLFS